A section of the Acidobacterium capsulatum ATCC 51196 genome encodes:
- a CDS encoding type IV toxin-antitoxin system AbiEi family antitoxin domain-containing protein, producing the protein MSPIYLGLLPLSNIAAQFESRSLGLFANSDTGVEARRYDLRSGGASGTSKDAEPVSPWEWTLTTSAPERAILEMLDELPRRESFHQVDVVMEGLANLRPQLLGKLLQECKSVKVKRLFLWYADRHGHAWFKHLDQSSVDLGKGKRQLVPQGHFDPRYQITLPMELFAAGENNYAQ; encoded by the coding sequence TTGTCACCCATCTATTTGGGGTTATTGCCGCTCTCAAACATAGCCGCTCAGTTTGAAAGCCGCTCTTTGGGACTGTTTGCGAACTCCGATACCGGCGTTGAAGCGAGACGCTATGATTTGCGATCTGGTGGAGCATCAGGAACGTCAAAAGACGCGGAACCCGTGAGTCCCTGGGAATGGACGCTCACCACCTCCGCGCCCGAGCGAGCAATTCTGGAGATGTTGGACGAACTCCCGCGCCGTGAGAGCTTTCATCAAGTCGATGTCGTGATGGAAGGTTTAGCTAATCTCCGCCCTCAACTGCTGGGGAAGCTTCTGCAAGAATGCAAGAGCGTGAAGGTAAAGCGGCTTTTCCTCTGGTATGCGGACAGACATGGACACGCCTGGTTCAAACATCTGGATCAGTCTTCCGTTGATCTCGGCAAAGGAAAGCGGCAGCTGGTTCCCCAAGGGCATTTCGACCCGCGCTACCAGATCACGCTGCCAATGGAGCTTTTCGCTGCTGGAGAGAATAACTATGCCCAATGA
- a CDS encoding anti-sigma factor family protein codes for MTCSEFLAQLDDLIDDKVAAPLRSELEEHLRGCEHCVITLNTTRKTIEIYRTHELYELPNELRERLQSAILAKCRKC; via the coding sequence GTGACTTGCTCTGAATTTCTCGCGCAACTGGATGATCTGATTGACGACAAAGTCGCGGCACCCCTTCGCTCGGAGCTGGAAGAACACCTGCGTGGCTGCGAGCACTGCGTGATCACGCTGAATACAACTCGCAAAACGATTGAAATCTATCGGACCCACGAGCTGTATGAGCTTCCCAATGAACTGCGCGAACGGCTGCAGTCGGCCATTCTGGCCAAGTGCCGTAAGTGCTAA
- a CDS encoding sigma-70 family RNA polymerase sigma factor: MATIQSSGTEEVHPDVLLVNQARDGDVQAFEKLVRQYDRQVFRIAQHITQNREDAEDVVQDAFLKAYEKLDQFQGNSKFYTWLVRITVNEALMRLRKRRTGRMVSIDEDVETDEGSMPRDLADWSPDPEALYGQSEMAEILRKTIQGLPPGFRVVFVLRDVEGLSTEETAESLGLSVPAVKSRLLRARLQLRERLSRYFRDRKKDGAK, from the coding sequence ATGGCAACCATCCAAAGTTCAGGGACAGAAGAGGTTCATCCCGACGTACTGCTGGTCAACCAGGCCCGCGACGGCGATGTGCAGGCATTTGAAAAGCTGGTGCGCCAGTATGACCGGCAGGTCTTTCGAATTGCGCAGCACATCACGCAAAACCGGGAAGACGCGGAAGACGTCGTTCAAGATGCATTTCTGAAGGCCTACGAAAAGCTTGATCAGTTCCAGGGCAACTCGAAGTTTTATACCTGGCTGGTCCGCATCACGGTCAACGAAGCCCTGATGCGGCTGCGAAAGCGCCGCACCGGACGCATGGTTTCGATTGACGAAGACGTGGAAACCGACGAAGGCTCGATGCCGCGCGATCTGGCAGACTGGAGTCCGGACCCTGAGGCGCTGTATGGGCAGTCGGAGATGGCAGAGATTCTGCGAAAGACCATTCAGGGCTTGCCCCCGGGGTTTCGCGTGGTGTTTGTGCTGAGAGATGTGGAAGGACTTTCGACGGAAGAGACTGCCGAGTCTCTCGGATTGAGCGTACCGGCAGTGAAATCGCGGCTTTTGCGAGCACGACTGCAACTGCGCGAGCGGCTGAGCCGCTACTTCCGCGACAGAAAGAAGGATGGTGCAAAGTGA
- a CDS encoding transglycosylase SLT domain-containing protein, which produces MFVNSGRGEISTRCLRGSRKKSAWLAGILVALCLFPAALYGQTKHASHHRHVRHAVHRPVTHRRHRRPVHHHRLTASELARSRRLHTAFVASAQLRPMAQQLVQLRTPQAYAAVRSWAHRHQGEAAATAYLALGHAYLMDGNDREALSNLQLAARNDHDLGDYIAYLTAQAQMEAKMYPLAVDTLHHFDALYPGSLLRPRIPVMLAKAYLGEKDAVHALQVLHAASSDAQASPADYWLTLAQAQQLAGDQASANADYEHVFASYPTSTQATQAWNALRGQDLLHTLSVDVLRNHADAVYRARNYQQAREEYLLLADNASLSDAAQNAYRVMAAACDEKMNRLTQRELDALHNFHDEAEAHTLYLSVQLARDKRDDNSVAHFIAGLQQDYPHSHWLADALYSAGNMYLLRPDYPQAIHYYLELSTRFPYQCDDLHHTACSDFSAKSHWRAAWLTYRTGHVDDAAKLFDREIERYPGTEQFSTALYWRGYLYQQQHQPALAAAYYSTEIRLYPHYYYALMARQGLHSLGHVTPAHIAMLDRINPSLIPDLSDDVPQKDPHVVKAHLLANAALNEYVAQQIRAASGSDSWGAFAMAQIFSTGGEAWRGMFALLRAMPYYTQAPFDTIPIAYWHILYPTPYWGQIRVSSAKNGLNPYMVASLIRQESGFNPHAVSGSNAYGLMQLLPSVGRAMARKEGIRHFGTSDLLNPDINIRLGTRYLKQLLDEFHGNPEYAFAAYNAGDNRVTSWQAQGPYPDMAAFVESIPFTQTHEYVEAIVRNEEMYREIDRASSTQARLQSPAVPAVRK; this is translated from the coding sequence ATGTTTGTAAACAGTGGGCGGGGCGAGATTTCAACGAGGTGTCTGCGCGGGAGCCGGAAAAAGTCAGCCTGGCTGGCTGGAATATTAGTTGCACTGTGCCTCTTCCCGGCGGCTCTCTACGGTCAAACCAAACACGCCTCGCACCATCGCCACGTGCGGCATGCCGTGCATCGGCCCGTCACTCACCGGCGTCATCGGCGGCCCGTGCATCATCATCGTTTGACGGCGAGCGAACTCGCTCGCAGCCGCCGCCTGCACACCGCGTTTGTCGCCTCTGCGCAATTGCGTCCCATGGCCCAGCAACTGGTGCAGTTGCGCACGCCGCAGGCCTATGCCGCCGTGCGGTCTTGGGCGCATCGCCATCAAGGGGAAGCCGCGGCCACGGCCTATCTCGCACTGGGCCATGCTTATTTGATGGATGGCAATGATCGTGAGGCGCTGAGCAATCTGCAGCTTGCGGCGCGCAATGATCACGATCTCGGTGACTACATTGCCTATCTCACTGCTCAGGCGCAGATGGAAGCCAAAATGTATCCCCTGGCCGTCGACACTCTGCACCATTTCGACGCGCTGTATCCCGGCAGCCTCTTGCGGCCTCGCATTCCCGTGATGCTGGCCAAAGCGTACCTCGGCGAAAAGGATGCAGTTCACGCCCTGCAGGTGCTGCACGCCGCCTCCTCCGATGCGCAGGCAAGTCCTGCCGATTACTGGCTCACCCTGGCGCAGGCCCAGCAACTCGCCGGTGATCAGGCGTCGGCTAATGCCGACTATGAGCACGTCTTCGCCAGCTATCCCACCAGCACTCAGGCAACGCAGGCCTGGAACGCGCTCCGCGGCCAGGACCTCTTGCATACTCTCTCCGTGGATGTCCTGCGCAATCATGCCGATGCTGTTTATCGAGCGCGAAATTACCAGCAGGCGAGGGAAGAGTATCTCCTGTTGGCGGACAATGCCAGCCTCTCGGACGCTGCTCAGAACGCATACCGCGTGATGGCCGCCGCCTGTGATGAAAAGATGAACCGGCTCACACAGCGCGAGCTCGACGCACTGCATAACTTTCATGACGAGGCCGAGGCCCACACTCTCTACCTGAGCGTGCAGTTGGCGCGCGACAAGCGTGACGATAATTCTGTCGCGCATTTCATCGCCGGGCTCCAGCAGGATTATCCGCACAGCCATTGGCTCGCCGACGCGCTTTATTCCGCGGGCAACATGTATCTGTTGCGGCCTGACTATCCGCAGGCCATCCACTACTATCTGGAGCTTTCTACCCGCTTCCCCTATCAGTGCGACGATCTGCATCACACCGCCTGCTCTGACTTTTCTGCCAAGAGCCACTGGCGCGCCGCATGGCTTACTTACCGCACCGGCCATGTCGATGATGCGGCAAAGCTCTTTGATCGGGAGATCGAAAGGTATCCCGGAACCGAGCAATTCTCCACGGCCCTTTACTGGCGCGGCTATCTCTATCAGCAGCAGCATCAGCCCGCGCTGGCCGCGGCTTACTACAGCACTGAGATTCGCCTTTATCCGCATTACTATTACGCGCTCATGGCCCGGCAGGGTTTGCATTCGCTTGGTCATGTAACGCCAGCGCACATCGCGATGCTTGATCGCATCAACCCCTCCCTGATTCCCGATCTGAGCGACGACGTGCCGCAAAAAGACCCACACGTCGTCAAAGCTCATCTGCTCGCGAATGCCGCACTCAATGAGTACGTCGCCCAGCAGATTCGCGCCGCCAGCGGCAGCGACAGTTGGGGAGCATTTGCCATGGCGCAAATCTTCTCGACCGGCGGCGAAGCCTGGCGGGGCATGTTCGCGCTTCTTCGCGCCATGCCTTACTACACGCAGGCTCCCTTTGACACCATTCCCATCGCCTACTGGCACATTCTTTACCCCACTCCCTACTGGGGGCAGATTCGCGTTTCTTCCGCTAAAAACGGCCTCAACCCATACATGGTGGCATCGCTCATTCGTCAGGAGAGCGGATTCAACCCGCATGCCGTCTCTGGCAGCAATGCCTATGGACTCATGCAGCTCCTGCCGTCCGTGGGCCGGGCCATGGCTCGCAAAGAGGGCATTCGCCACTTTGGCACCAGCGATCTTCTCAATCCCGACATCAACATTCGCCTCGGCACGCGCTATCTGAAGCAGCTTCTCGATGAGTTCCACGGCAACCCCGAATACGCCTTTGCCGCTTACAACGCCGGCGACAACCGCGTCACCAGTTGGCAGGCGCAGGGCCCTTATCCAGACATGGCCGCGTTCGTCGAGTCCATTCCATTCACCCAGACGCATGAATATGTCGAGGCCATCGTGCGGAACGAGGAGATGTATCGTGAGATCGACAGAGCCTCTTCGACCCAGGCCCGCCTGCAATCACCGGCCGTGCCTGCAGTGAGAAAATAA
- a CDS encoding DegT/DnrJ/EryC1/StrS family aminotransferase: protein MDFIDLKTQYRKLKPSVDARMHAVLDHGQYILGPEVTELEQRLAARTGAKHCITCASGTDALLMAMMALGIGPGDEVITAPFTFFATGEMIALLGAHPVFVDIEPDTYNIDATQIEAAITPRTRAIMPVSLYGQCADMDAIQAMADRHGIPVIEDAAQSFGALYKGRASCNLSTIGCTSFFPSKPLGCYGDGGACFTNDDQIARVLLELRNHGQDRRYHHIRLGLNGRMDTLQAAVLLAKLEVFDTELVARSEAATRYAALLRDVVPTPQVKDDRTCVWAQYTIEVEDRDAVQQAMAEQGIPTAVHYPVPLHLQPVFASMHLPEGSFPVSERAGKRVLSLPMHPYLTPPAMQSVASAVKAALAQPAAR from the coding sequence ATGGATTTCATCGATCTCAAGACGCAGTATCGAAAGCTGAAGCCTTCGGTCGACGCGCGCATGCACGCCGTGCTTGACCATGGCCAATACATTCTCGGCCCAGAGGTCACCGAACTCGAACAGCGTCTCGCCGCGCGCACCGGCGCGAAGCACTGCATCACCTGCGCCAGCGGAACCGATGCCTTGCTCATGGCCATGATGGCGCTCGGCATCGGTCCCGGAGATGAAGTCATCACCGCGCCCTTCACCTTCTTCGCCACCGGCGAAATGATCGCGCTGCTCGGTGCCCATCCCGTCTTTGTCGATATCGAGCCAGACACCTACAACATCGATGCCACGCAAATCGAGGCCGCCATTACGCCTCGCACGCGCGCCATCATGCCGGTAAGTCTCTACGGCCAGTGCGCCGACATGGATGCCATCCAGGCGATGGCCGACCGTCACGGCATTCCGGTCATCGAGGATGCGGCCCAGAGTTTCGGCGCCCTCTACAAGGGCCGCGCGTCCTGCAACCTCAGCACCATCGGCTGCACCAGCTTTTTCCCCTCCAAGCCTCTTGGCTGTTATGGAGATGGCGGCGCATGCTTCACCAACGATGATCAAATCGCGCGCGTGCTTCTTGAATTGCGCAATCATGGGCAAGACCGCCGCTATCACCACATCCGTCTCGGTCTCAACGGCCGCATGGATACTCTTCAGGCCGCAGTGCTTCTCGCCAAGCTGGAAGTCTTTGACACCGAACTGGTCGCGCGTTCTGAGGCCGCCACCCGCTATGCCGCGCTGCTGCGAGACGTCGTTCCAACCCCGCAGGTCAAGGATGACCGCACCTGCGTCTGGGCGCAGTACACCATTGAAGTCGAAGACCGTGACGCCGTGCAGCAGGCCATGGCAGAGCAGGGAATTCCCACCGCCGTGCACTACCCCGTTCCGCTGCACCTGCAGCCCGTCTTCGCTTCCATGCATCTGCCCGAGGGCAGCTTCCCGGTTTCTGAGCGTGCGGGCAAGCGCGTGCTCAGCCTGCCCATGCATCCTTACCTCACGCCGCCAGCCATGCAGTCTGTGGCCTCGGCGGTCAAGGCGGCTCTGGCGCAACCGGCCGCTCGATGA
- a CDS encoding response regulator, with protein sequence MPPKIRVLIVDDHPVVRAGLTSMLSTKPQLHMLPAASGGAEALTVLEEEQVDVVLLDLKMPGINGIEVLHRLNNRGALPRTIILSSYEMDEDIYRAIQAGARGYLIKDTTQEEILEAIAAVHAGSLHLPRHIAQRISERIGRQELTRRETEILEMLAKGLTNKEIGRVFGISENTARNHVNSIIQKLEVSDRTEAATTAILRGIIQFDH encoded by the coding sequence ATGCCTCCTAAAATTCGCGTCCTCATTGTTGACGACCATCCCGTAGTTCGCGCCGGCCTCACCAGTATGCTCAGCACAAAGCCTCAGCTTCATATGCTTCCCGCCGCATCCGGGGGCGCAGAAGCTCTTACAGTCCTGGAAGAGGAACAGGTGGATGTGGTGCTGCTTGACCTTAAGATGCCCGGCATCAATGGCATTGAAGTTCTACACCGGCTCAACAACCGCGGCGCTCTGCCACGCACGATCATTCTTTCCTCTTATGAGATGGACGAGGACATTTACCGCGCGATACAGGCGGGAGCGCGAGGTTACCTGATCAAGGACACCACGCAGGAAGAGATTCTGGAAGCCATTGCAGCCGTACATGCCGGATCTCTTCATCTTCCACGCCATATTGCTCAACGCATCTCTGAGCGGATCGGGCGTCAGGAACTGACCAGGCGGGAGACCGAAATTCTGGAAATGCTCGCCAAAGGGCTCACCAACAAGGAAATTGGCCGGGTCTTTGGCATCAGTGAAAATACAGCGCGCAACCATGTCAACAGCATCATTCAGAAACTTGAGGTGTCAGACCGCACGGAGGCAGCAACCACCGCAATTTTGCGTGGCATCATTCAGTTTGATCACTGA
- a CDS encoding histidine kinase — protein sequence MLVLSVGAVWLVVAWMHNPRRGLPCSIKLQSWNLNNWQSFGGTWIVKNGVIRNDSDERGAKIVTGSPYWRNYSVEADIQLLGSEGDAGLIIRSSDEQTGVDAYKGYYAGLRGRESQMNTDESLILGKADYQYTEMQYVRLPSGVAPFRWYHLKVLVYGCHIVASVTSALHPDRTYTASAFDAGCYKKGRIGLRSYASGGVWKNIRISPATEADMKRMLAVRAPFSLPHAGRESLRPLMTAAPPAPDLTSVSQLRLMTPGSMRTATVRGVVIATMPQLYVEDATGGAAVHAANHVPLKIGDEVQVSGVVSPGAFSPTLRDASVRVLWASTPNPPVFVTSSQAATGSFAANFIELSGVLEAKSLGRDHSLILRLRNGQQAFQALLYGEQAASLYENLKSGSLLAVRGVCVVTPDYTHNLTPFALLLRSGGDLVILAGPPWWSPRHLIELTAVVFLLLLLIQYVHSRMEQWRLRAVLDERGRLAHEMHDTLAQSFAGIGFQLEALRDELPDQGAARTHLNIARDLVRYSHEEARRNIASLRPENLAALGLVEALKRFAESKLSGGNIQVIATGNEAAVALPPALADTLLRIGQEAIANSIRHAHPSVIAIRLDLVGKTVTLSIHDDGAGFDSSAGGTGFGLDGMRKRAEMISAQLTIESALTRGTTITVQASLPPTLTWKTIHLHAWNYLKKLALHGTPHAS from the coding sequence TTGCTGGTACTCTCTGTTGGGGCGGTGTGGCTTGTGGTGGCCTGGATGCACAATCCGCGACGCGGCCTGCCCTGCAGCATCAAGCTGCAGTCCTGGAATCTGAACAACTGGCAATCGTTCGGCGGGACCTGGATCGTCAAGAACGGAGTGATTCGTAATGACTCCGATGAGCGCGGCGCAAAGATTGTCACCGGATCTCCCTACTGGAGGAATTACTCCGTAGAGGCAGACATCCAACTGCTTGGCTCTGAGGGCGACGCGGGACTGATTATTCGATCCAGCGACGAACAAACCGGGGTTGACGCCTACAAAGGTTATTATGCCGGCCTGAGAGGCAGAGAAAGTCAGATGAATACCGATGAAAGTCTTATTCTCGGCAAGGCTGACTATCAGTACACGGAAATGCAGTATGTGCGGCTTCCCTCAGGAGTTGCTCCCTTTCGCTGGTACCACCTGAAGGTGCTCGTTTATGGCTGCCACATCGTGGCTTCTGTCACGTCAGCTCTTCACCCCGATAGAACCTATACCGCTTCTGCATTTGATGCCGGCTGCTACAAGAAGGGGCGCATCGGGCTTCGCTCCTATGCCTCAGGCGGGGTCTGGAAGAATATCCGGATCTCGCCCGCCACCGAAGCAGACATGAAAAGGATGCTGGCGGTTCGCGCGCCCTTTTCGCTTCCGCATGCCGGCCGTGAGTCTCTTCGCCCCTTGATGACTGCGGCGCCTCCGGCACCGGATCTTACCAGCGTGAGCCAGTTGCGGCTCATGACTCCAGGCTCGATGCGCACTGCGACGGTTCGGGGTGTCGTTATCGCGACCATGCCGCAACTCTATGTTGAAGATGCAACCGGGGGCGCCGCGGTTCATGCCGCAAATCATGTACCGCTGAAAATCGGGGACGAGGTGCAAGTCTCAGGGGTTGTTTCCCCTGGAGCATTCAGCCCCACGCTTCGCGATGCAAGTGTTCGAGTTCTCTGGGCCAGCACGCCTAATCCTCCTGTCTTCGTAACATCATCGCAAGCCGCTACAGGAAGCTTTGCCGCTAACTTTATTGAGCTCAGTGGAGTGCTGGAAGCCAAGAGCCTCGGGCGTGATCACTCACTCATTCTTCGCCTTCGCAACGGGCAACAGGCTTTTCAGGCGCTGCTCTACGGGGAACAGGCAGCGTCCCTTTATGAGAACCTGAAGTCTGGCAGCCTGCTCGCCGTACGCGGTGTCTGCGTGGTCACGCCGGATTACACGCACAACCTCACACCATTTGCCCTTTTGCTCCGCTCTGGCGGCGATCTTGTTATCCTTGCCGGGCCGCCGTGGTGGAGCCCGCGGCATCTGATAGAACTCACGGCGGTTGTTTTCCTGCTGCTGCTGCTCATTCAATATGTGCATTCGCGCATGGAGCAGTGGCGATTGCGCGCCGTGCTGGACGAGCGAGGCCGACTGGCTCACGAAATGCACGACACGCTCGCTCAAAGCTTCGCAGGCATAGGATTCCAGCTAGAGGCACTGCGCGATGAACTGCCCGATCAGGGCGCGGCCCGAACCCATCTCAACATTGCACGCGATCTTGTTCGCTACAGTCATGAGGAAGCACGGCGTAATATTGCGTCCCTGCGCCCGGAGAACCTCGCCGCCCTTGGACTGGTTGAGGCACTGAAGCGCTTTGCGGAAAGCAAACTGTCTGGCGGAAATATCCAGGTCATCGCAACCGGCAACGAGGCTGCTGTTGCTCTTCCACCCGCGCTGGCCGATACGTTGTTACGCATTGGCCAGGAGGCGATCGCCAACTCCATTCGCCACGCGCATCCATCCGTCATCGCAATCCGTCTCGACCTCGTGGGAAAGACCGTTACGCTTTCAATCCACGATGATGGCGCGGGTTTTGATAGCTCGGCCGGCGGCACCGGCTTTGGGCTCGACGGTATGCGCAAACGCGCCGAGATGATTTCTGCTCAACTTACTATTGAAAGCGCACTCACTCGAGGAACCACTATCACGGTTCAGGCCAGCCTGCCTCCTACTCTCACGTGGAAGACTATTCACCTACACGCGTGGAACTATCTCAAGAAGCTCGCACTTCATGGAACCCCTCATGCCTCCTAA
- a CDS encoding substrate-binding domain-containing protein: protein MNHAGSHSGTRTGSCGYTSFQPMTCPSNFLDSRPRLAPLLVLLLAFACISGCRPRPVRIAIIPQTTGTPLWGPMFDGARLAATDQHVSIYWNAPTSEDNIKAQIALLERVIHSKKYSGIILAPDHDLALMSAVQDAEAAHIPVVIVSTGLRLPPNGDLSYVLNNDAEGGKWAANYLGKLLHGHGTVAVIGIDPAILGNLQRERSFETTLHESYPNISIAARRFGDYNVPHQTQIAASILKRFPSISAIVAVNPAAERGTWNTLLADDKTHRVKVIGFDQDIVVDGEGQIRINAIVCQNTYKIGQLAVQELLDRIHHRRVAPVTFVSPVLRTSSPTSSNAATDAHQAGASS, encoded by the coding sequence ATGAACCACGCAGGGAGTCATTCCGGAACCAGGACGGGGTCCTGCGGCTATACTTCATTTCAGCCGATGACCTGCCCTTCCAATTTTTTGGACTCCAGGCCCAGACTGGCACCTTTACTGGTTCTGCTTCTGGCCTTCGCATGCATTTCCGGTTGCCGCCCTCGCCCTGTCCGCATCGCGATCATTCCGCAAACCACCGGAACGCCGCTCTGGGGGCCGATGTTTGATGGCGCACGATTGGCCGCAACGGATCAACACGTCAGCATCTATTGGAATGCGCCTACCAGCGAAGACAATATCAAGGCGCAGATTGCGCTCCTGGAGCGGGTGATTCACAGCAAGAAATATAGCGGCATCATCCTCGCACCGGATCACGATCTGGCGCTTATGAGCGCGGTGCAAGACGCGGAAGCTGCACACATTCCCGTGGTCATCGTCAGCACGGGTCTGCGTTTGCCGCCGAATGGCGACCTCTCTTACGTGCTCAACAACGACGCAGAGGGAGGCAAATGGGCGGCCAATTATCTGGGCAAGCTGCTGCACGGCCATGGAACCGTGGCAGTGATTGGCATTGATCCCGCTATTCTCGGTAACCTGCAACGTGAACGAAGCTTCGAAACGACGCTGCACGAAAGCTATCCCAATATCTCCATTGCCGCGCGCCGCTTCGGGGACTATAACGTTCCCCATCAGACTCAGATTGCCGCTAGCATACTCAAGCGATTCCCCTCCATCTCTGCCATCGTGGCTGTGAACCCGGCGGCTGAGCGAGGTACGTGGAATACACTTCTGGCAGACGATAAGACACACCGAGTAAAAGTGATCGGGTTTGATCAGGACATTGTGGTCGACGGCGAAGGGCAAATCAGAATCAACGCCATCGTTTGCCAAAACACGTACAAGATCGGGCAGCTCGCGGTTCAGGAGTTGCTCGACAGGATTCACCACAGGCGTGTCGCACCCGTGACCTTCGTTTCTCCTGTTCTGCGCACGTCCTCACCTACGAGTTCAAATGCAGCGACTGATGCCCACCAGGCAGGTGCATCATCGTGA